A window of the Callospermophilus lateralis isolate mCalLat2 chromosome 7, mCalLat2.hap1, whole genome shotgun sequence genome harbors these coding sequences:
- the Tchhl1 gene encoding trichohyalin-like protein 1 — protein sequence MPRLLRSVLCVIETFHKYSREDGDKARLTCRELKRLLQGEFGDFLQPHVMRAVERNLNLLDSDRDGTISFDEFVLAIFSLLNLCYVDIQSLLSAEPRQVSKSEKNPDEGLADLPEPAAARNPPETQKSTDTEDESGTSVEQEPEKDAAGSLPETSEACGRPSKTPEAPAQGRGRESKAPPAQGGSRTVSEPPDVGAQGEGGHPTAGQKGRGRVAQAPVLEAHSQDGQRQRRQEPSRERDAETRSETRFPGSEGRNRSRPETEKAPVPGEEAKGAEDGPAAKGTPGAPGGTRESAPPGRPEPPSAGPDGRGETRRAAGIGDKPVREDPELPPNAEGSRETPDGLAPQEGNRSSERRELRVRGRSPGHVAPHRGSGPGARGDNPDPQKKGPPGDNGVREAAVLSVRGEDGQLPEEQGQPARGEHRSPGSGTKDPGVAVERQGPPEAQETTAGGADREFQEADLTDPISVMQLPKNENSRKGVKVQDAKTKEEKSGAPEAHETRLKSQDEDDPVSPETHLEAGEQAALEEEDGSPQKQEGEGDDQPSPAKTESGFEERRQRDQEPYSVQRGAVQSSTLYHYLQENIWKQTNINQEENPNPAQAVRASGPELCSNQSRSSLTSSHKSQPSTRELLPADNMTEVLGCTRGQLKVQLVSDGGIAGAKRLGAGAGRDNQPRKPLGLLVTFMYHCVRCDV from the exons ATGCCTCGGCTCCTGAGAAGTGTCCTCTGCGTAATCGAGACCTTCCACAAGTATTCCAGAGAGGATGGTGACAAGGCAAGGCTGACCTGCAGAGAGTTGAAACGGCTCCTTCAGGGCGAGTTTGGGGACTTTCTTCAG CCCCATGTTATGCGTGCTGTGGAGAGAAACCTGAATCTTCTGGATAGTGACAGAGATGGCACCATCAGTTTTGATGAATTTGTTCTTGCGATCTTCAGTCTATTGAACCTCTGTTATGTTGACATACAGTCATTACTGAGTGCAGAACCGAGGCAGGTGTCTAAGTCAGAGAAGAACCCAGACGAAGGGCTTGCTGACCTGCCCGAACCAGCTGCTGCCAGGAACCCACCAGAGACACAGAAATCCACTGACACGGAGGACGAGAGTGGGACGTCTGTGGAACAAGAGCCAGAAAAGGATGCTGCTGGGAGCCTCCCTGAGACAAGTGAGGCCTGCGGCAGACCCTCCAAGACCCCAGAAGCCCCTGCACAAGGAAGGGGGCGCGAATCAAAGGCCCCACCGGCCCAAGGCGGCAGCAGAACTGTTTCAGAACCCCCCGATGTTGGAGCCCAAGGAGAAGGAGGACACCCAACAGCAGGGCAGAAGGGTCGTGGCAGGGTGGCCCAGGCGCCAGTCCTGGAAGCCCACTCGCAGGACGGGCAGCGGCAGCGACGCCAGGAACCGTCGAGGGAGAGAGATGCCGAAACCCGGTCTGAAACCCGGTTCCCGGGATCGGAAGGAAGGAATCGGAGTCGTCCTGAGACGGAGAAGGCACCGGTCCCAGGCGAAGAGGCCAAGGGTGCCGAAGACGGCCCCGCCGCGAAGGGGACACCCGGAGCCCCAGGAGGAACCCGGGAGTCGGCCCCCCCGGGGCGTCCCGAGCCCCCGTCCGCGGGACCCGACGGCAGAGGAGAAACCCGCAGGGCCGCGGGGATCGGGGACAAGCCAGTCAGGGAGGACCCCGAGCTGCCACCGAATGCCGAGGGGTCCCGTGAGACCCCCGACGGCCTGGCTCCACAGGAAGGGAACCGCAGCTCAGAGAGGAGGGAACTGCGCGTGCGCGGGCGGTCCCCGGGTCACGTGGCCCCACACCGAGGGTCCGGGCCGGGAGCTCGCGGGGATAACCCAGATCCCCAGAAGAAGGGACCACCAGGTGACAACGGAGTGCGGGAGGCAGCGGTGCTGTCAGTCAGAGGAGAGGATGGTCAGCtcccagaggagcagggacagcctGCCCGGGGGGAGCACAGGAGTCCAGGCTCGGGGACAAAGGACCCAGGTGTGGCTGTGGAGCGCCAGGGACCCCCGGAGGCACAGGAGACCACAGCAGGGGGTGCAGACAGAGAGTTCCAGGAGGCAGATCTCACTGACCCGATTTCTGTAATGCAGCTCCCTAAAAACGAAAACAGCAGAAAAGGGGTAAAGGTCCAGGACGCGAAGACCAAAGAAGAGAAAAGTGGAGCCCCGGAGGCCCACGAGACCCGACTAAAAAGTCAGGATGAGGATGACCCCGTCTCCCCTGAGACACACCTTGAAGCAGGGGAGCAGGCAGCACTGGAGGAAGAGGATGGAAGTCCTCAAAAGCAGGAAGGAGAAGGTGATGACCAGCCAAGCCCAGCCAAGACTGAATCAGGCTTTGAAGAAAGGAGGCAGAGAGACCAGGAGCCCTACTCTGTGCAGAGAGGTGCCGTCCAATCCAGCACACTCTACCACTACCTGCAAGAGAATATATGGAAGCAAACGAACATAAATCAAGAGGAGAATCCGAATCCAGCCCAGGCAGTCAGAGCATCAGGGCCAGAGCTTTGCAGCAATCAGTCCAGGTCATCCCTCACCAGCAGCCACAAGTCACAGCCGTCCACCAGGGAACTTCTGCCTG CTGACAACATGACGGAGGTGCTGGGGTGTACTCGTGGGCAGCTGAAGGTCCAGCTGGTCAGCGATGGAGGCATAGCAGGTGCCAAGCGCCTCGGTGCAGGTGCTGGGCGGGACAATCAG CCGCGCAAGCCCCTCGGCCTTTTGGTGACCTTCATGTACCACTGTGTGAGGTGTGATGTGTAA